In Juglans microcarpa x Juglans regia isolate MS1-56 chromosome 7D, Jm3101_v1.0, whole genome shotgun sequence, the following are encoded in one genomic region:
- the LOC121239359 gene encoding F-box/kelch-repeat protein At1g55270, translating into MEQSSNAQRGIRIQPPLVDSVSCYCRVDSGLKTVAGAKKFVPGSKLCIQPDINPNAHKSKNLRRERTRVQLPLLPGLPDDLAIACLIRVPRIEHRKLRLVCRRWYRLLAGNFFYSLRKSLGMAEEWVYVIKRDRDGRVSWHAFDPTYQLWQPLPPVPGEYSEALGFGCAVLSGCRLYLFGGKDPLKRSMRRVIFYSARTNKWHRAPDMLRKRHFFGSCVINNCLYVAGGECEGIQRTLRSAEVYDPNKGRWSFISDMSTAMVPFIGVVHNGMWFLKGLGSHREVMSDAYSPETNTWTPISNGMVTGWRNPSISLNGQLYALDCLDGCKLRVYDRTTDSWDKFIDSKLHLGSSRALEAAALVSLNGKLCIIRNNMSISLVDVSSPDKQVESNPRLWENIIAGKGHFRTLVTNLWSSIAGRSGLKSHIVHCQVLQA; encoded by the coding sequence GTTGATTCTGTATCGTGCTATTGCAGAGTAGATTCAGGCTTGAAAACTGTTGCCGGGGCAAAAAAATTTGTCCCGGGATCAAAACTTTGCATTCAGCCAGATATCAATCCTAATGCACACAAGAGCAAAAACTTACGACGAGAAAGGACTCGAGTGCAGCTACCCCTCCTGCCTGGCCTTCCTGATGATCTTGCCATTGCTTGTTTGATCCGAGTCCCTCGTATTGAACATAGAAAGCTTCGTCTAGTTTGCAGGAGATGGTATCGTCTTCTGGCTGGAAATTTCTTTTACTCCCTTAGGAAAAGCCTTGGGATGGCTGAAGAATGGGTTTATGTCATCAAAAGAGATCGTGATGGAAGGGTTTCTTGGCATGCTTTTGATCCTACCTACCAGCTATGGCAGCCACTTCCACCTGTTCCTGGGGAATATTCTGAAGCTCTGGGTTTTGGCTGTGCTGTTCTTAGTGGATGCCGCCTTTACTTATTTGGAGGAAAAGATCCACTAAAGCGATCCATGAGACGGGTAATTTTCTATAGTGCCCGGACAAATAAATGGCATAGGGCACCGGACATGCTTAGAAAACGtcatttttttggttcttgTGTCATAAATAACTGCCTTTATGTGGCTGGCGGAGAATGTGAAGGAATCCAAAGGACTCTCCGTTCTGCTGAAGTTTATGACCCCAACAAGGGTCGTTGGAGCTTTATCTCAGATATGAGCACGGCTATGGTGCCATTTATTGGAGTTGTTCACAATGGAATGTGGTTTCTAAAAGGTCTTGGGTCTCACCGTGAGGTCATGAGTGATGCCTATTCTCCTGAAACTAATACCTGGACCCCTATTAGTAATGGCATGGTCACAGGTTGGCGGAACCCTAGTATCTCCTTAAATGGACAGCTCTATGCCTTGGATTGCCTTGATGGATGTAAGCTTCGAGTTTATGATAGAACCACAGATTCGTGGGACAAATTTATAGATAGCAAGCTCCATCTAGGGAGCTCTCGTGCTCTTGAGGCTGCTGCTCTTGTTTCCCTTAATGGAAAGCTTTGCATTATCCGTAACAACATGAGCATCAGCCTAGTTGATGTTTCAAGTCCGGATAAACAGGTGGAGAGCAACCCTCGTCTTTGGGAAAATATTATTGCTGGGAAAGGTCATTTCAGGACTCTTGTAACAAATTTATGGTCAAGTATAGCAGGTCGGAGTGGTTTGAAGAGTCACATTGTGCACTGTCAGGTGCTTCAAGCATGA